The sequence below is a genomic window from Ipomoea triloba cultivar NCNSP0323 chromosome 2, ASM357664v1.
GTGTGATGTGGATATGCTGCCTCTGAGCTCCTCTGAACTGCGTATTACTTGCGAAGGTAGTATAGTGGTGTTTGCAGGATGATGAAAAGACTGCCAAATGGTTTCATTTTTTTGGCCGAACATGACAAGGTTTCCATTCTCCGTCAAATTCAAACCATAGACGACGAGGAGAGGATTAATCCCATTATTAGAATTAGTTTGGTGGGTGGACCAAACCAGGGATCCATTAGAGTCCATCAGCGACAACCCTCCTCCATCTCGATTGAGTTCCACTGTTGCATTTGCTGTGATTGGATGGTTCCAGTTACCCGACCAAACTAAAGCCACGATCTCCAGGAAATAGTAGTGTATGATGACACCGAAGAGGCAGGTAGTGCCCAAGTCATCACAGATTACGCCACATGCAACTTCCCCTTCACTGCTTTCTCTGTACAGGATAACCGTCGGTAATTGAACTCCATTTGAAAAATTTAAGGCAAAGGAGTAGTCGTTATTAGTCCAGGAAACAGTAGAAGAAGAATTGGCAATATAATACTCGCCATCCGGCGGCAGTTGCCCCCAGATAAGGCCGGGTTGCGAACAAAGGAATAGCATGgtacataataataatgatgtttgGGTTTGGGTGTAGTAATGCGAAGCCATTATtgtctctgtgtgtgtgtgtgtaatcaAAGGATCGGATGGGAGGAGCAACAATTTAATGGGTATGAAACCAAACCAAGGTCACAAGTGAAGTCAAGCTAACAACACATCATATCAACgcgtaattactaattaatcaaGTCAAGTCTTCCATCTTCAGCCCTACTGTCATCATTTTCTGCACTCATTCAATTTTGGAATCAAAAATACTATTTGGACAGCAAAAACTACTCTGACTAAAAGTGGTCAAATTTTATtagaggaaaaaataaataaataaaaatcatgacCCTTATTATATTAAGTAATCAAAGCATGTCATATTATAGAAATATAGGGATTagaaaataagagtaaaatggggatacatataaaattactcTTTTCGAATAAACAAGATTGCTTGTTTAGTTTTTGGAATTAACATGCAAttcattctttaattaaaaacttctcttttctaattaaaaacttatCTTTTCAAACAAATCTGCAATAAATCCAATAATACACCAATTCATGTAACCAAGACTTAAAAACTTCTCTTTTCAAACAAATATGTATGCACCAATTCATATAACCAAGATAGTCTATTGAGCCATTGAGTCACCAATTCACCATGttttacatcctcccaaataCTCTGTCACGCCGAGATGTGGAGAGCCCTTGAAAttgaggattcaaccttttagaaGAAAATTATCCATCTCTgatgatttatttattattttaaatattatatcatTCCTCGATTTCCTGCGTCtgctcttctcttctcttgatAAGGAGAAATTCCATTAAAACAATGAGAAACTCAAGTTATAATGGTAGAACtaacttatgtttttttcctTCCGATACGCACCATCAATTTTAGCAAGAGTTTGTATATGAATCAGAAAAGAGGTAAAATTGTGAGGGTGATTTGATTCAGAATGCAGATATACAGCCAATTGAATATTATGTAGTATATGTGATGATATGTCACACAAAAATGGGCTATTCTATTCACTTCATACACATAAAAGTATCCTCGACTTTCAAAGGCAGATCATGAGAACTATGCTGCAGACGAGAATTTAGCTTCCATCCCAGGTAGGAAGGATGTCCCGGAATGCATGCACCATCTATCTACTAATACATTAAGTAGACTGGTCAGTTTTGTCAGTCATCAAGACCGCACTAAAAAGACAAGgatcaaataacaaaaataatgaaattaaaacaattGAACTAGGTAAGAACTCACTCGAGTTGACCAATCAAAGTAAAAGTGGTACAGAGAATTCAAGGCCCATCATCTTCTTGATCTTCCATTTCTTCAAGAATGACATACTTTGTGGTGGCATCTTTAGTAACCGAGCCTCCTATTTCATCTTCACTCGACTGACCCTTTTGTAATTTCTTGTACCTGAGAAATACAAGCCATCCAGCAATTCAAAATCATCTCAACCATGACTTGAGAAGCCAGAAGAACAATCAAGAATGACAAAGTTAAGGCTGCCTTAGCAAACAGTGAATCTATATCTTCTACTAAATAGATAGCTACAAATATCAGTATGACAACAAGAAAACTTTTACTAACAGataagaaacaaattaaatggttTTTACTTCATCAACATGGAGAGAAGAATAACAAGTTCACAGCTCCCTCTAATACCAATGTCGTGTTACTTGCTTGTACCAGTTAAACAAGCTGACACCAACCATAATTGTCCCAAGACCAAGCCCTTTCAACCAGGTAAATTCGCCATGAAAGTAAAATACAGCAACCTGAAGATGCCATCCAGAGAGTTGATTGCAGGTCAGTTTCATACAAAAAGCAATGAACTTCAACAAAAGAGATTTTTAATGTGTATAATCAGTATCTCAGTTCATACCAAAATAGTAATAGCCTCCTTGACAACTCCCACTATTGTCACTGTAACTGCACTTGTAACATATACAAGAATAAATTCTGTCAACACCTGCAACAAATCTGTTCAtataaggaaaaaagaaatgcatataaaaaaaattttaaatataagagtTGATTATATTGTTGAGCTCTGCATAATATCTGTTTGGGAAGACTAGtaacaaatgaataatatatattacattaaattttttattttgacagGCCCTATcttttttagatataaataaaaaaggagGCCACCATTAAAATTTTGGAACTTTGGAGGATCATTAACAAGCTAAATTCAAATCTCTGAATCCAGAATTCATACCATGAAGAAAGCCAGAGTTCCACCAAAAAGCATCAGTAAACAACTTCTGGTGATAAAAACAGCATATATAAGCTCCTccttctctaaaaaaaaaaacccttctCAAACATgctattattgtattaaatttttgtacttaattattttgtttattgatTTATAGTATGgtcatcaaaaaataaatagtttttttttttaaatgccatTGATAATGTGCCATGTTGTGAGTAACATTCCAGGTGATTTTAATatggaaaatatattatttatcaaaagttttaaatattttactttgaGAAAAAACTTCATAAggtaaaaagtgtaattttttttgagtactattaactctgttacaatgtaatatctgttcataactactttcctaactctgttacaatgtaatatctgttcataactactttcctAACCAAAGGAAgtacaaagagccaatatcgccttcactgagactcgaacccacccctctcATGtgagagtgcaaccgggtgtcactagaccacaaggtatttggcaaaaagtgtaattaattacaTGAATATTGAATTGCATGATTCTTGAAGGCAAGAGGCATAAATTTTATGGTGTGCGTGGACCAAAGCAGGGATCCATCAGAGTCCATGAGAAACAAGCCTCCATCTCGCCTCAGTTCCACGCTTGCATTTACTGTCACAGTTCGCTTCTGGATAGCAGACCACATTAGATACTGGTGGTGGCGAGGCAAgttgtaattataaaaatattggGCATAGAGGACACCGAAGAGGCAGGTAGTGCCCAAGTAATCACAGATTAGGCCACATGCAAAGCTCGTATAAGAATTGATTTGTCTGAACAGGATAACCCTGGATAATCCAACTCCATCTGAATAATTTGGGACATAGGAGCTAATGTTGGTCCAGGGAATAATAGAGGAGGAGTTGGCAATATTATACTCCGAAAGCGGTTGGCCACAGATAAGGCTGGATTGCGAACAAAGGATAAGTACTAGgagagctgctgctgctgcaagGATATGTAATGATGATTGGATTTGGGTGTAGTAGTAATGCGAAGCcattattgtgtgtgtgtatgtgcaATCAAAGGATCGGATCGGAGGAGCAACAGTTTAATGGGTAggaaaccaaaccaaaccaatgTCACAAGTCACACAAGTCCACACATCATAACGCGTAAGCTAGTAATTAAGCCAAGTCTACGGTCTACCAATCCAGTCTTCTTATGCCCTACTGTCATAAATTTTCTGCACTCATTCAATTTTGGAAGCAAAAATACAACTTGAGCTGCAAAAACCTACTCTCAATTTTCTCCCAGCAAAATAATATCAATAGAgataatatatagtttatagtgtcttttctatttaaattattttatctaattgattatatttcatatttttcataaatattttttttaacatttcaaAGTGCTTTAAAATTTTGCCTCACCCAAGTATATTTCTGGCGGCTCCACCTTGACTATCCCGTAGTTCATCATAAACGtaacattgtattgtaatttataatgtgttttgtattttaatcatattatcAGTGTCTAATATTTTGTTATAcacatttttaaattcatttaacTTTGTTcccactcaaaaaaaaaaaaaaattaaatcggTCAGTGATTGGAACAATCCCAAGCAAATTGATCTAACGGTTGACTTGGTAATTACAATGTTCTAAATTTAAATCTCATTTAAATCCATCAGCTATTAACAATCTCGCCTGGTATACCTCTCAAAAGCAAAAGCTTCAATTCGGAATGCATGGAATTGAAACCAAGATATATCACAGATCAAGCTATCAATACATCACATGTCATCCAAATTATATTCCACGGTGGTCTCCTTTGGCTGTCTCCTTCAGTATCAAGGAAAATGACATTGAAGAAGTCGAACAGCTACTGCTACCTATCTATGGGCATCAACTCCATTAATGTCTGCGGGGACAACAAAACTAGAGGCATTACAACACCGACACCGTGAACAATACGTTACTATACGTTGGCCTGGGATGCTGATCGATTGAGAAAAATAGCATTGGTTGACTCCGATCCGGCCGGCCTATTTTTCTTCAAGTTCCGGGTCCGACAATAATTAAGTTGATGTTTATTTTTGGCTTTCATTTTTCCTTGTCAGTTTTGATAGATTATCCTTACCAATTTAAATATCATTGCTTCAATTGCAGCATGCATTTGGCTTTCACTTGCCTAGCTaagtcaaacaaattaaatacgcTTTACATGCGGTCATGAGTTTACATTGccaattactattattattattcttatctATTTTGTTAGTGGCAGAATTTAGGGAAATGCCCTAACGTGGTTTGTGGCTATTACATAGAATTGAAGTTAACCCAATGCCCTAACATGGTTTACTCATTTTGTGTAATTTGTGAGCTATTTTATAGAAGTGAGTTTTACTCAATGCATATCCTTAGAATAGTGACTACGAGTTTCTCTTTAACCTTTAACTTAATTTTGTTGTCgtttttggtaaattttgtGTGCCTCCTACAACCTACCATGACACATATCAGTATAAGCAATACATAACTAGTATCTTGCAAAATTGCATCACAGTATAAGCAATACATAACTAGTATCTTGCGAAATTGCATCAGTTTGACTTAGGACCATCATACACACAAGTAGAACTATACAAAGCTAAAGGTGTAAATTGTAGCAAAAACAACAGGAAATTGATACCAACTATCTAATTTGCTTTATTATGTTGTGACAGAATAAAGGATTAAGCAGACAGTTCACCTTGGCCCAGATAAAATTGATGAAACTAATACTGTATTGCTGGTAGCATCAGGAGATGCTTCCGCCTCCTGATTACTGAAGTTGTAATCCAAGTTTAAGTTATTATCATCAACAGTTGCCAAACCTTGTAATGCCTTCACCACCTCTGACATGGAAGGCCTCTTTGTATAATCACTGTGTAAGCACCAACCAGCAATCCTCatcatttctattccttcttctttctgcACTTCCAAATCTTTGTTGTACATATCAAACATCTCACCAACTTTATCTTCTTCCATTTTTCTCTTGAACACGCTCAGCAAGTGCACTTCTTCCTCGGCCTGATCCCAGTCCACATTCTTCCGCCCGCAAACAATTTCTAACATCACGATCCCAAAGCTGTACACATCTACTTTCTCCGTTATAATCAAGCTCGTGCATTCTGGGGCTATGTAGCCTGGAGTTCCTCTCAGTGTTGTGACAACTTTGCTCTGGTCTTTTGCTACCAGCTTTGACAATCCAAAGTCTGCCACTTTTGCATTGAAATTTTGATCTAAGAGGATGTTCTGAGGTTTGATGTCCAAGTGAATGATCTTATGATTGCAATCTTCGTGAAGATATGCTAACCCTTTGGCAACATCTGACatgattttctttttggtttgcCAAGTGAGTCCATGTTCCTGCTGCTGTTGCTTCCCATTAAAAATCCATTTATCCAAAGAGCCATTGGCCATGTGTTCATACACCAAAAGTCTCTGTGATTTTGCAGCACAAAACCCTATTAATTTGACTAGATTGGCGTGATCCATGCTTCCTAGTGTTGCCACTTCAGCCAAGAATGAACTCTTTATTTGATCAACTTCTTTCAGGAACTTAACTGCAATTTTAGTGCCTTGGTGTAATGCTCCTTCAAAAACAGAACCAAATCCTCCCTCCCCTAGTTTCCTAGAGAAATTTTGGGTCATAGCGCTCAAGTCTTGATAAGAAAATCGTGTGGGCAACCCTGGCACACCATCCAAAAACTCCTCATCTTCGAGCTGAACTTTTTTGTTTCTAAGCAAGGATAAATAAATGACAATGATTGTTAAAACAACAGCTATGGAAGCACCAGTAGTCCCCAAAATCGTCTTGGCATGCCTCTGCAGAATCCATGGATGGCTATGCATATGTATGGTGGACGAATTTTGCACCTTTAGATAAACATCATTAGTGTCGCTTGTCGCAAGGGAGAGAACTTCATTCAACAATACACAGTATCCTTTTGAACCATAACTATTAAATTGAGCTGCTTTGCAGGAGCAGTTCCTTAAGCATGCATGTTTACAACTTTCTAAATCCGTGTACTCACCAAACTCGTCACTCATATAATATTCACCAATACAAGTAGTATCCTTCATCTCCAGAAGAGTATGGAGTTGGGAATGTTCACACGAAATGGGAGTAATTAAAGAACATCCTTGCTTTGGATCTCTACTGTCTATTTGCGTGAAAAAGCTGTTTTTAGCAGGGCAATTACAGTATTGATCATACTCACAAACACCGTATCTTCCGCAAGACAATGGGTATCCACAAAAATCAATTGAATCTGCAAAAACATCCTCAAACTCATGTGTTGATGACAATCTGTACGCTCCCAAATGCCCATTAGGCTCAAACTTGAGGAATTCATCGGTTTGCCAATATTCCGAAAAATTTACATATACTCCCATAAGCGGGGTATATTGATACG
It includes:
- the LOC116004583 gene encoding G-type lectin S-receptor-like serine/threonine-protein kinase SD2-5 isoform X1; its protein translation is MASHYYTQIQSSLHILAAAAAALILCSQSSLICGQPLPEYNIANSSSIISWTNINTINYSYVPNHSDEVGYTWAILIRQINSSTSFACGLICDDYLGTTCHFGVLLSKYFDYNPPRNHLYLMWSAANRNHRVTVNASVELRRDGGLFLMDSNGALFWSTQTNINGSRSVSGLNLTENGNLVIFGKNNETIWQSFDYPVHVIPPKQLNGRPMELIRGNISTSNYGEDWVVPLSGVILFRQSSIHNYAMFACGLICDDFGTTCLFGVLSFNQEDMDMYIQLKLDYQSLKLDYQSLVWSASRNHPVTVNASVELRRDGGLFLMDSNGTEVWSTHTSGNPAVGLNLTENGNLVIFGKNNETIWQSFDHPTDTLLPGQVKPGQTLKASISTSNFEEGSYSLYVSDDYSVHAYLRSSNAYPYQYTPLMGVYVNFSEYWQTDEFLKFEPNGHLGAYRLSSTHEFEDVFADSIDFCGYPLSCGRYGVCEYDQYCNCPAKNSFFTQIDSRDPKQGCSLITPISCEHSQLHTLLEMKDTTCIGEYYMSDEFGEYTDLESCKHACLRNCSCKAAQFNSYGSKGYCVLLNEVLSLATSDTNDVYLKVQNSSTIHMHSHPWILQRHAKTILGTTGASIAVVLTIIVIYLSLLRNKKVQLEDEEFLDGVPGLPTRFSYQDLSAMTQNFSRKLGEGGFGSVFEGALHQGTKIAVKFLKEVDQIKSSFLAEVATLGSMDHANLVKLIGFCAAKSQRLLVYEHMANGSLDKWIFNGKQQQQEHGLTWQTKKKIMSDVAKGLAYLHEDCNHKIIHLDIKPQNILLDQNFNAKVADFGLSKLVAKDQSKVVTTLRGTPGYIAPECTSLIITEKVDVYSFGIVMLEIVCGRKNVDWDQAEEEVHLLSVFKRKMEEDKVGEMFDMYNKDLEVQKEEGIEMMRIAGWCLHSDYTKRPSMSEVVKALQGLATVDDNNLNLDYNFSNQEAEASPDATSNTVLVSSILSGPR
- the LOC116004583 gene encoding G-type lectin S-receptor-like serine/threonine-protein kinase SD2-5 isoform X2, with translation MASHYYTQIQSSLHILAAAAAALILCSQSSLICGQPLPEYNIANSSSIISWTNINTINYSYVPNHSDEVGYTWAILIRQINSSTSFACGLICDDYLGTTCHFGVLLSKYFDYNPPRNHLYLMWSAANRNHRVTVNASVELRRDGGLFLMDSNGALFWSTQTNINGSRSVSGLNLTENGNLVIFGKNNETIWQSFDYPVHVIPPKQLNGRPMELIRGNISTSNYGEDWVVPLSGVILFRQSSIHNYAMFACGLICDDFGTTCLFGVLSFNQEDMDMYIQLKLDYQSLKLDYQSLVWSASRNHPVTVNASVELRRDGGLFLMDSNGTEVWSTHTSGNPAVGLNLTENGNLVIFGKNNETIWQSFDHPTDTLLPGQVKPGQTLKASISTSNFEEDSIDFCGYPLSCGRYGVCEYDQYCNCPAKNSFFTQIDSRDPKQGCSLITPISCEHSQLHTLLEMKDTTCIGEYYMSDEFGEYTDLESCKHACLRNCSCKAAQFNSYGSKGYCVLLNEVLSLATSDTNDVYLKVQNSSTIHMHSHPWILQRHAKTILGTTGASIAVVLTIIVIYLSLLRNKKVQLEDEEFLDGVPGLPTRFSYQDLSAMTQNFSRKLGEGGFGSVFEGALHQGTKIAVKFLKEVDQIKSSFLAEVATLGSMDHANLVKLIGFCAAKSQRLLVYEHMANGSLDKWIFNGKQQQQEHGLTWQTKKKIMSDVAKGLAYLHEDCNHKIIHLDIKPQNILLDQNFNAKVADFGLSKLVAKDQSKVVTTLRGTPGYIAPECTSLIITEKVDVYSFGIVMLEIVCGRKNVDWDQAEEEVHLLSVFKRKMEEDKVGEMFDMYNKDLEVQKEEGIEMMRIAGWCLHSDYTKRPSMSEVVKALQGLATVDDNNLNLDYNFSNQEAEASPDATSNTVLVSSILSGPR